One window of Nymphaea colorata isolate Beijing-Zhang1983 chromosome 1, ASM883128v2, whole genome shotgun sequence genomic DNA carries:
- the LOC116245648 gene encoding sister chromatid cohesion 1 protein 4-like — translation MFYSHFILARKGPLGTVWMAAHLQNKLRKSQVTETNISASIDSIMFPEVPIALRLSGHLLLGVVRIFSRKVDYLHHDCNEILTKLRYAFASIEIDLPEDASTAPIHTVTIPETLELDAINLDQAMYGVTEFQDIHIRTQEDITIPDKVCGEEELYATFNINEESSFDRIEETVVADFGPSYMDVDSHPYFPSYGDVAADDPTTTVNVDKHDEQHYQYDIVREDIEMEIMRDAVNVSGSTQVVSEFQDLDKTNEEPHVLGDQVAEDRHLSFISEETPTRLASSSPNSHQLPKDFFLPEASKEQENNSFALIPTPPAQQPATKPRKARKRKQRFDEVIVLSNESMKKQLDDTRNLKRKRRAPCTAVKILLSHRNSRWEQIFQEPLISGMSAKLEDLLKRKHFPPLIGQSSSEVNFEHGEAEPPIRTPVDELEIEQPRCEVGYSNDIAAEILPSKNFTPSTAATLESAVHTENDSRMGFDPEREVPASAEPNLSGIDESAMDDAHQFTPEETPEFRLRHSSEDLDCLEADASQTGTTLDRVESWSVRTRAVAQYLKKSFKGPLDSPGRLNLSNILEGRRRKECARMFYEVLVLKSRGCIELYQEKPYDDITISQAPGLTNTCL, via the exons ATGTTCTATTCTCACTTCATTCTCGCGAGGAAGGGCCCATTGGGGACGGTGTGGATGGCTGCGCATCTCCAGAACAAGCTACGCAAGTCTCAGGTTACGGAGACGAACATTTCTGCTTCCATCG ACTCGATCATGTTCCCGGAGGTTCCTATTGCGCTGAGATTATCTGGCCACCTTCTACTTGGTGTTGTAAGAATATTTTCGAGGAAGGTTGACTACCTTCACCATGATTGTAATGAAATATTGACGAAGCTGAGATATGCATTTGCCTCGATAGAAATTGACCTGCCAGAAGATGCATCAACTGCGCCTATCCACACTGTCACAATTCCAGAGACTCTGGAACTTGATGCCATTAACCTGGATCAAGCAATGTATGGAGTTACTGA GTTTCAGGACATCCATATCAGAACTCAGGAAGATATAACAATACCAG ATAAAGTTTGTGGAGAAGAAGAGCTGTATGCCACTTTTAATATAAACGAG GAATCCAGTTTTGACAGAATTGAGGAGACAGTTGTTGCTGATTTTGGTCCCTCGTATATGGATGTAGA TTCACATCCTTATTTTCCAAGTTACGGCGATGTTGCTGCTGATGATCCTACTACAACAGTCAACGTTGACAAGCACGATGAACAGCACTATCAGTATGACATTGTTAGAGAAGATATAGAGATGGAGATTATGCGTGATGCTGTAAATGTTTCTGGGTCAACACAGGTTGTTAGTGAATTTCAAGATCTTGACAAGACCAACGAAGAACCTCATGTACTTGGTGACCAAGTTGCTGAGGATCGCCACCTCTCTTTTATCAGTGAAGAAACTCCAACACGTTTGGCATCTTCATCACCTAATTCACATCAGTTACCCAAAGATTTCTTCTTACCAGAAGCTAGCAAGGAGCAGGAGAACAATTCATTTG CTTTGATCCCAACGCCACCAGCTCAACAGCCAGCAACCAAGCCAAGAAaggcaagaaagagaaaacaacgGTTTGATGAGGTCATTGTGTTAAGTAATGA GTCCATGAAGAAGCAGCTAGATGACACACGGAACTTAAAGCGCAAAAGGAGAGCTCCTTGCACTGCTGTAAAGATTCTGCTGTCTCATAGGAACTCTCGCTGGGAGCAAATTTTTCAAGAACCCTTGATTTCTG GTATGTCTGCAAAACTTGAGGACTTGTTGAAAAGGAAGCATTTCCCCCCACTGATTGGTCAATCTTCTAGCGAGGTCAATTTTGAACATGGAGAAGCTGAACCTCCTATTAGAACTCCAGTGGATGAGCTTGAAATCGAACAGCCCAGATGTGAGGTTGGCTACAGTAATGATATCGCTGCTGAAATCCTACCCTCTAAGAACTTTACTCCCTCAACTGCAGCAACTTTGGAATCAGCAGTTCACACAGAAAATGATTCTAGGATGGGGTTTGATCCTGAAAGAGAAGTACCAGCTTCTGCTGAGCCAAATCTTTCTGGTATAGATGAATCTGCTATGGATGATGCCCATCAGTTTACTCCAGAAGAGACCCCAGAATTTAGGCTTAGACACAGTTCCGAG GATCTGGATTGCTTAGAAGCAGATGCCTCTCAAACTG GAACTACACTAGACAGGGTTGAAAGCTGGTCTGTGAGAACCAG GGCTGTAGCGCAGTATCTGAAGAAGTCTTTTAAGGGTCCACTAGATTCGCCAGGAAGGTTGAACTTAAGCAATATTCTGGAAggacgaagaagaaaagaatgtgcCCGCATGTTCTATGAAGTTTTG GTTTTGAAAAGCAGGGGTTGTATTGAACTTTACCAAGAAAAGCCTTACGATGACATCACGATCTCTCAGGCACCTGGTTTGACAAATACTTGCTTGTGA